In Paenarthrobacter sp. GOM3, a single window of DNA contains:
- a CDS encoding 50S ribosomal protein bL37, with the protein MSKRARKRRDRKRGGANHGKRPNT; encoded by the coding sequence ATGAGCAAGCGTGCACGTAAGCGTCGTGACCGTAAGCGTGGCGGCGCGAACCACGGCAAGCGTCCCAACACCTAA
- the rsrA gene encoding mycothiol system anti-sigma-R factor: MSDCQGLGDCDDTRMQRIYEYLDGALTREDLTEIKQHLDTCEECAEQYDLECLIRTMVKRSCTESAPENLKNSILDRIHSIKPVDA, encoded by the coding sequence ATGAGCGACTGCCAGGGATTGGGCGATTGCGACGATACGCGAATGCAGCGGATTTATGAGTACCTCGACGGTGCGTTGACCCGCGAGGACCTCACTGAAATCAAGCAGCACCTCGATACCTGCGAGGAATGTGCCGAGCAGTACGACCTCGAGTGCCTTATCCGCACCATGGTTAAGCGTTCGTGCACGGAGTCCGCGCCGGAAAACCTCAAGAATTCCATTCTTGACAGGATTCACTCCATCAAGCCCGTGGACGCCTGA
- a CDS encoding sigma-70 family RNA polymerase sigma factor, whose translation MTLVKDRAVLSEPGYGSQLVSPKLTVDLATMSTIEPAAAAMYEAADSSAEGTSEAPAAVDVATETSEQRRARFERDAMQYVDQLYSAAMRMARNPSDAEDLVQEAYTKAFSAFHQYKPGTNLKAWLYRILTNTYINLYRKRQREPLQSNSDTIEDWQLAKAESHTSAGLRSAEAEALDHLPDSDVKNALQAIPEEFRLAVYFADVEGYAYKQISEIMNTPIGTVMSRLHRGRKMLRDMLADYAAERGFRAHTEDQAAAGSNNQEKEK comes from the coding sequence TTGACTTTGGTTAAGGACCGGGCGGTCCTGTCCGAGCCTGGGTACGGTTCACAGCTGGTTTCACCGAAGCTGACAGTAGACTTGGCAACGATGAGCACCATTGAACCGGCCGCAGCGGCCATGTATGAAGCAGCCGACTCGTCCGCAGAGGGCACTTCGGAGGCGCCGGCCGCCGTCGACGTCGCAACTGAGACGTCCGAGCAGCGGCGCGCCCGATTCGAGCGCGACGCCATGCAGTACGTGGACCAGCTGTACTCGGCGGCGATGCGGATGGCACGGAACCCTTCGGACGCGGAAGACCTGGTCCAGGAGGCCTACACCAAGGCCTTTTCCGCCTTCCACCAATACAAGCCCGGAACCAACCTCAAGGCGTGGTTGTACCGCATCCTGACCAACACCTACATCAATCTCTACCGGAAGCGTCAGCGGGAGCCCCTGCAGTCGAATTCGGACACGATTGAGGATTGGCAGTTGGCCAAGGCCGAGTCGCACACCTCAGCAGGGCTGCGGTCCGCGGAAGCAGAAGCGTTGGACCACCTGCCGGACTCCGACGTCAAGAACGCGTTGCAGGCCATCCCGGAGGAGTTCCGGTTGGCGGTCTACTTCGCGGACGTCGAGGGATATGCGTACAAGCAGATCTCTGAAATTATGAACACTCCCATCGGCACAGTGATGTCGCGGTTGCACCGCGGCAGGAAAATGCTGCGGGACATGCTGGCGGACTATGCCGCCGAACGGGGCTTCAGGGCCCATACCGAAGATCAGGCCGCGGCCGGAAGCAACAATCAGGAGAAAGAGAAATGA
- a CDS encoding DoxX family membrane protein, translating to MSVIRFLARPMLACSFVVAGLDKLRNADDTAKQLSPVLRRASESLPFKADEKTLARVIGGAQLGAGTLLGLGKLSRFAATVLVVTSALNSYVEWRSADISTKEGRIARKARLLKNISLTGGVLLASVDTEGRPSIAWRAEHLAADAKKVTGKQIKRADKAVRKAVDNAVGA from the coding sequence ATGTCTGTTATCCGTTTTCTCGCGCGTCCCATGCTCGCGTGCAGCTTCGTCGTCGCAGGTCTGGACAAGCTACGGAACGCGGACGACACCGCGAAGCAACTCTCGCCCGTGCTGCGCCGCGCATCGGAGTCGCTGCCCTTCAAAGCAGACGAGAAGACCCTTGCCCGCGTTATAGGTGGCGCCCAGCTGGGCGCAGGAACCTTGCTTGGCCTGGGCAAGCTTTCCCGTTTCGCAGCAACTGTGCTGGTTGTGACCTCGGCCCTTAACTCCTATGTCGAGTGGCGCTCAGCCGATATCAGCACCAAGGAAGGCCGGATCGCCCGCAAGGCCCGCCTTCTCAAGAACATTTCCCTCACAGGAGGCGTCCTCCTGGCTTCCGTTGACACCGAGGGGCGGCCGAGCATCGCCTGGCGGGCAGAACACCTCGCTGCCGATGCCAAGAAGGTCACCGGCAAGCAGATCAAGCGCGCCGATAAAGCAGTACGCAAGGCCGTAGACAACGCAGTTGGAGCATAA